In Clostridium sp. SY8519, one genomic interval encodes:
- a CDS encoding extracellular solute-binding protein: MKKKSANYLSLLLTAVLLILCLTGCGGTQSKSGASAEKEAAPSGGRTSAKLTVWMFNDMSTPGDYYITYWKNVEKETGYRITVRTYSTQQLKDKLKIGVATKELPDIFTVWGGSYPEFLFDARACTPVQNYLKESNTLFKESYLQTYTDGNNYIIPCFPEAYTVLLSNDNLLKKLGLSVPKNWEELMQFVRAVRQYNAVNGTDYTPMELGDKDNWAGDLLYSTIVNRIDPDAIENLAKGKIRLDSAPFRQACDRIRQLIAAGAFPKDFLEMGDTEAVENFSQGKALLMVNQSPILQYLQNNMGEDNFSVNPFPSCSSRHDKDYSQYNLAINYSLEPGLCINSYSNYKNEAAKACLKFADAVNRINVAEGGYIDITDKNIVAPLTIAKPTRQLREMLFYAKKESPYLYSLLKHPQADDFRSMTKKLYAGEYSTEVFLREGKKYLKFSQIKMKKSY, encoded by the coding sequence ATGAAAAAGAAAAGCGCAAATTATCTGTCCCTGCTGCTGACGGCGGTTTTGCTGATCCTCTGTCTGACCGGCTGCGGCGGGACACAGTCAAAGAGCGGAGCATCCGCAGAAAAAGAAGCAGCACCGTCCGGCGGCAGGACATCCGCAAAGCTTACGGTCTGGATGTTTAATGATATGAGCACGCCGGGGGATTACTACATTACCTACTGGAAGAATGTGGAGAAGGAGACCGGATACCGGATCACTGTGCGCACTTACAGCACGCAGCAGCTGAAAGATAAGCTGAAGATCGGCGTGGCCACCAAGGAACTCCCGGATATTTTTACCGTGTGGGGCGGAAGTTACCCGGAGTTTCTCTTTGACGCCAGGGCCTGCACACCGGTACAGAATTATCTCAAAGAGTCGAACACGCTGTTTAAAGAATCCTATCTGCAGACTTATACTGACGGCAATAACTATATCATCCCCTGTTTTCCGGAGGCGTATACCGTCCTGCTTTCCAACGATAACTTACTGAAAAAACTGGGACTTTCCGTGCCGAAGAACTGGGAAGAGCTGATGCAGTTCGTGCGGGCGGTCCGGCAGTACAATGCCGTAAACGGGACGGATTACACACCGATGGAACTGGGAGACAAAGACAACTGGGCCGGCGATCTGCTCTACAGCACGATTGTTAACCGGATTGACCCGGATGCCATCGAAAACCTGGCCAAAGGAAAGATCAGGCTGGACAGCGCGCCGTTCCGTCAGGCGTGTGACCGGATCCGGCAGCTGATTGCCGCTGGCGCGTTTCCGAAGGATTTTCTGGAAATGGGAGATACGGAAGCGGTGGAAAATTTCAGCCAGGGAAAGGCGCTGCTGATGGTGAATCAGTCCCCGATTCTGCAGTACCTTCAGAACAACATGGGAGAGGATAATTTTTCGGTGAATCCGTTTCCTTCCTGCAGCAGCAGGCACGATAAGGACTACAGCCAGTACAATCTGGCGATTAATTATTCCCTGGAACCGGGACTCTGTATCAATTCCTACAGCAATTATAAGAATGAGGCGGCGAAAGCCTGCCTGAAATTCGCGGATGCGGTCAACCGGATCAATGTGGCCGAAGGCGGATATATCGACATTACCGACAAAAATATCGTGGCGCCGCTAACGATCGCGAAACCGACCCGTCAGCTGCGGGAGATGCTGTTTTACGCCAAAAAGGAGTCGCCGTACCTGTATTCCCTGCTGAAGCATCCCCAGGCGGATGATTTCCGCAGTATGACCAAGAAACTTTACGCCGGAGAATACAGCACGGAGGTGTTTCTCCGGGAAGGAAAAAAATACCTGAAATTCTCACAGATAAAAATGAAAAAAAGCTATTGA
- a CDS encoding sensor histidine kinase has translation MKKNFQTRLFAAFFLIAIPVIAVVIVGFLAILVPHANDTILKNQETEANNIGTQLDYVFKDVENLSREILYNSSVQSYLKKSLKGETYPSDTDTAYYINNSLSGREYIHSIVITGTDHTLFSTELADTDISTFHNIEHKWWFNQMVSGVAPFGWYCHAALDRGNYYPVRNNTSQKVNDIVLARPIYSMDDYQTRLGYVMIYLDNDYLNSIWESCDWGSTANILVYNPSGDLMMCNSKGTDYESALKQLDSENKNQLVRYDGENYLVSRKTIPTTDYQLYMITPYKEVGESSRLLQIEMWVLIAAVLLIMIFIGQFSSRNMAQPIIQLSRAMDASYHETPESSANSADPQGTGADGSSPTDNPAPETFSAKNILTEAPVADLAALSDLYRSRTDEIGQMYRSYEGLLNRLNLLIKEIYLKDLEKKDAELALLQSQISPHFLYNTLDSINWIALEHGEDEISDMITALSDTFRLSLMKNNSSFTEFSQELQYVKSYLILQKFRYEDRLNYTFDLPADLPELYIPRFFLQPIVENGIKHGIDRLEGGGTIAIRVFLGRDLHLTVSNDGTCIDLKKMERLLDYDPDDPNLLTFELDGYGIQNINRRIRILCGRAYGLSYSVQGSQTVCHITLPVKTTPV, from the coding sequence ATGAAAAAGAATTTCCAGACCCGGCTGTTTGCCGCTTTTTTTCTGATTGCCATACCGGTTATCGCCGTTGTTATCGTGGGTTTTCTCGCAATCCTGGTCCCGCATGCCAATGATACAATCCTAAAAAATCAGGAAACCGAAGCAAACAATATTGGCACCCAGCTGGATTATGTATTCAAAGACGTGGAAAACCTCTCCCGTGAAATTCTGTACAATTCATCCGTGCAATCCTATCTGAAAAAGTCCCTGAAAGGCGAAACCTACCCTTCCGATACGGATACAGCCTATTACATCAACAATTCCCTCTCCGGACGGGAATATATTCATTCCATTGTCATCACCGGCACGGACCATACCCTGTTTTCCACCGAACTGGCGGACACGGACATTTCTACCTTTCACAACATTGAGCACAAATGGTGGTTCAATCAGATGGTATCCGGTGTGGCACCTTTCGGCTGGTACTGCCATGCCGCGCTGGACCGGGGCAACTACTACCCGGTGCGCAATAACACCTCCCAGAAAGTCAATGACATCGTCCTGGCCCGCCCCATTTACAGTATGGATGATTACCAGACTCGTCTGGGCTATGTGATGATCTACCTGGACAATGATTATCTGAACTCCATCTGGGAATCCTGCGACTGGGGTTCCACTGCCAATATCCTGGTCTATAATCCAAGCGGCGATCTGATGATGTGCAACAGCAAAGGCACAGACTACGAGTCCGCGTTAAAACAGCTGGATTCTGAAAATAAAAACCAGCTCGTCCGTTATGACGGCGAAAACTATCTGGTTTCCCGGAAAACAATCCCCACCACCGACTATCAGCTGTATATGATCACGCCTTACAAAGAAGTAGGGGAAAGCAGCCGGCTGCTCCAGATCGAAATGTGGGTTCTGATCGCGGCGGTTCTGCTGATCATGATTTTTATCGGCCAGTTTTCTTCCCGGAATATGGCACAGCCGATCATCCAGCTGTCCCGTGCCATGGATGCCTCTTATCACGAAACGCCGGAATCCTCCGCCAATTCCGCGGATCCGCAAGGCACCGGCGCGGACGGTTCCTCTCCCACGGACAACCCGGCACCGGAGACTTTTTCTGCCAAAAATATTCTGACAGAAGCGCCGGTTGCCGACCTCGCCGCCCTGTCAGATCTGTACCGGAGCCGTACCGACGAAATCGGCCAGATGTACCGCTCTTACGAAGGCCTGCTGAACCGTCTGAACCTGCTGATCAAGGAGATCTACTTAAAAGACCTGGAAAAGAAAGACGCGGAACTCGCCCTGCTGCAGAGCCAGATCAGCCCCCATTTTCTCTATAACACCCTGGATTCCATTAACTGGATCGCCCTGGAACACGGGGAAGATGAAATCAGTGACATGATCACTGCTCTCTCAGACACCTTCCGGCTGAGCCTTATGAAAAACAACAGCTCCTTTACCGAGTTTTCCCAGGAGCTTCAGTATGTGAAAAGCTATCTGATCCTGCAGAAATTCCGCTATGAAGACCGGCTGAACTATACCTTCGATCTCCCGGCGGATCTGCCGGAGCTGTATATTCCCCGCTTTTTCCTGCAGCCGATTGTGGAAAACGGGATCAAACACGGCATCGACCGCCTGGAAGGGGGCGGCACTATTGCCATCCGTGTCTTTCTGGGCAGGGATCTGCATCTTACCGTCAGCAATGACGGCACCTGCATCGATTTAAAGAAAATGGAGCGGCTGCTGGATTACGACCCAGATGACCCGAATCTTCTGACCTTCGAGCTGGACGGATACGGCATCCAGAACATCAACCGCCGGATCCGGATTCTCTGCGGAAGAGCCTACGGCCTCAGCTACAGCGTTCAGGGCAGCCAGACAGTCTGCCACATCACCCTCCCGGTGAAAACCACGCCGGTCTGA
- the nifS gene encoding cysteine desulfurase NifS, whose amino-acid sequence MLVYADNAATTKMSPVALKAMEDCLENVYGNPSSLHTLGQQAAEILQKAREDVAECLGAKPKEIYFTSGGSEADNQAIRTVALNGAEKGKKHIISTQFEHHAVLHTLQKLEREGFEVTYLPVHEDGLVRPEELEAAIREDTALITIMYANNEIGTIQPVKEIAEIAHKHKILFHTDAVQAVGHVPVNVAEEGIDLLSLSGHKFHGPRGIGVLYARTGIRLRNLIEGGAQERGKRAGTENLPAIVGMAAAMKDAVAHMDQNMAYVSGLRDELIEGLKSIPHSKVNGDLKKRLPGNVNMVFEGIEGESMLLLLDDKGIEASSGSACTSGSLDPSHVLLAIGLPHEVAHGSLRLTLSEYNTEEEVQHIIRELPKIVAYLRDMSPVWDELQKGEKQYVIQ is encoded by the coding sequence ATGTTAGTATATGCAGATAACGCCGCAACCACCAAGATGAGTCCGGTTGCATTAAAGGCTATGGAGGACTGCCTGGAAAATGTATACGGCAATCCCTCCAGTCTCCATACCCTTGGCCAGCAGGCTGCGGAGATTCTTCAGAAAGCAAGAGAAGATGTAGCGGAATGCCTGGGAGCCAAACCCAAAGAAATTTATTTTACTTCCGGCGGAAGTGAGGCAGATAATCAGGCGATCCGCACAGTTGCGTTAAACGGTGCGGAAAAAGGCAAGAAACACATTATTTCCACACAGTTTGAGCATCATGCCGTACTGCATACCCTGCAGAAGCTGGAGCGCGAGGGCTTTGAAGTGACTTACCTGCCGGTGCATGAAGACGGCCTGGTTCGTCCGGAGGAGCTGGAGGCAGCTATCCGTGAGGATACCGCCCTCATTACAATTATGTATGCCAACAACGAAATCGGTACGATTCAGCCGGTGAAGGAAATTGCGGAAATTGCCCACAAGCATAAAATTCTGTTCCACACCGATGCGGTACAGGCAGTCGGCCATGTACCGGTGAATGTAGCGGAAGAGGGGATTGATCTCTTATCCTTATCCGGACATAAGTTCCACGGTCCGCGGGGAATCGGCGTACTCTATGCCAGAACCGGTATTCGCCTGCGGAACCTGATTGAAGGCGGCGCCCAGGAGCGCGGCAAGCGCGCCGGCACAGAAAACCTGCCCGCGATTGTAGGCATGGCGGCAGCCATGAAAGACGCCGTTGCCCATATGGATCAGAATATGGCTTATGTATCGGGACTGCGGGATGAGCTGATCGAAGGCCTGAAGAGCATTCCCCATTCCAAAGTTAATGGAGATTTAAAGAAGCGTCTGCCCGGCAATGTCAACATGGTATTCGAAGGCATCGAAGGAGAGTCCATGCTGCTGTTGCTGGATGACAAGGGAATCGAGGCATCTTCCGGATCCGCGTGTACATCGGGATCCCTGGATCCGAGCCACGTGCTTCTTGCCATCGGCCTGCCCCATGAGGTTGCCCACGGCTCTCTGCGTCTGACACTTTCAGAGTACAACACTGAGGAGGAGGTTCAGCATATTATCCGTGAACTTCCAAAAATCGTAGCATATTTACGGGATATGTCACCTGTCTGGGATGAACTGCAGAAAGGAGAAAAGCAGTATGTTATACAGTGA
- the nifU gene encoding Fe-S cluster assembly scaffold protein NifU gives MLYSEKVMDHFRHPRNVGKLEDANAVGEVGNAKCGDIMKMYMKINDDGIVEDVKFNTFGCGSAIASSSMATELIKGKSINDVLKLTNQAVVEALDGLPPVKMHCSVLAEEAVKAALIDYYERKGLDYDHEALKIDDTEYLHDEVHGEE, from the coding sequence ATGTTATACAGTGAGAAAGTAATGGATCATTTTCGTCACCCGAGAAATGTAGGAAAACTGGAAGATGCCAACGCAGTCGGTGAAGTAGGCAACGCAAAATGCGGCGACATCATGAAGATGTATATGAAGATCAATGATGACGGTATCGTAGAAGACGTAAAGTTCAATACTTTCGGCTGCGGTTCCGCAATTGCCTCCAGCTCTATGGCGACTGAGCTGATTAAGGGAAAAAGCATCAACGATGTGTTAAAACTGACCAACCAGGCGGTAGTAGAAGCGTTAGACGGACTTCCTCCGGTAAAAATGCACTGTTCCGTACTGGCGGAAGAAGCAGTAAAAGCAGCACTCATTGACTACTATGAGCGAAAAGGTCTGGATTATGATCACGAGGCATTAAAGATTGACGATACCGAGTATCTCCATGACGAGGTACACGGCGAAGAATAA
- a CDS encoding helix-turn-helix domain-containing protein, producing the protein MYRLMLLDDEKVVIRGIQRVFDLESMGFDLVGTFNNPLEAIDALEELQPDLIITDIKMPQMNGLEFSVRAKEILGDVEIVIFSGYGDFQFAQTAVKIGISDYLLKPIKKADFTAMMQSMYARIQEKKEKSSYFQSLQNYMDTNRAEWKNRLFLRAAEEGILEDGDLTELKRILEFDPETAPFLLVRFDLLKLPSREDYTSEVGMIAQSFQEEMERYGNCEEFDNDESMYFILIGPEPDSFREIRETVAGFCGQQREKGCRILYGISEIHCGIREMFQAATECQNQIFTIELRQSEAKDIQQAFEKTQNMPYVELDHLFRAIGVSDREGIRRSLDSLYNFEEDAQNKLTLDYVTSISYLIVIRMYLINKRYADSGFVIPGEILSARNIRRQYPSMEAQRAQMQKLAEELADVIASQQSGSASRSVQMATDYIAGHFHENITLQSVAEETSISKNYLSNLFKKEMGTTFLRYVTNLRLNRAKEYLLDTDMKLNDIAKAVGFHDYAYFSQIFKKNTGMTLSAYRKGGGQKEPADR; encoded by the coding sequence ATGTACCGACTGATGTTACTGGATGATGAGAAAGTTGTAATCCGGGGGATTCAACGGGTCTTTGACCTGGAATCCATGGGATTCGACCTGGTGGGGACCTTCAATAATCCCCTGGAGGCGATTGACGCGCTGGAAGAGCTGCAGCCGGACCTGATCATCACAGATATCAAGATGCCGCAGATGAACGGCCTGGAGTTTTCTGTCCGGGCAAAGGAGATTCTCGGTGATGTGGAAATTGTGATTTTTTCGGGATATGGAGATTTTCAGTTCGCGCAGACCGCAGTCAAAATCGGAATCAGCGACTACTTGCTGAAGCCGATCAAAAAAGCGGATTTCACCGCGATGATGCAGAGCATGTATGCCCGCATACAGGAGAAAAAAGAAAAAAGCAGTTATTTCCAGTCACTGCAGAACTATATGGATACCAACCGGGCCGAATGGAAAAACCGCCTGTTTCTGCGCGCTGCGGAAGAGGGGATCCTGGAGGACGGGGATCTGACAGAATTGAAGCGCATTCTGGAGTTCGATCCGGAGACTGCCCCGTTTCTTCTGGTTCGTTTTGATCTTCTGAAGCTTCCGAGCCGGGAAGACTACACATCGGAAGTGGGAATGATTGCCCAGAGTTTTCAGGAAGAGATGGAACGCTATGGAAACTGTGAAGAATTCGACAACGATGAAAGCATGTATTTTATCCTGATTGGTCCGGAGCCCGACAGCTTCAGGGAAATCCGGGAGACTGTGGCCGGATTCTGCGGACAGCAGCGGGAGAAAGGGTGCCGGATTCTGTATGGGATCAGTGAGATCCACTGCGGGATCCGGGAGATGTTTCAGGCTGCAACTGAGTGTCAGAATCAGATTTTTACCATTGAACTGCGGCAGTCCGAGGCAAAGGATATTCAGCAGGCCTTTGAAAAGACGCAGAATATGCCGTATGTGGAACTGGATCATCTGTTTCGGGCCATCGGCGTGTCTGACCGGGAGGGAATCCGCCGGTCGCTGGACAGCCTGTACAATTTTGAAGAAGACGCGCAGAATAAGCTGACATTGGATTATGTCACCAGCATCTCCTATCTGATTGTCATTCGCATGTATCTGATCAATAAGCGGTATGCGGACTCGGGGTTTGTGATTCCCGGTGAAATCCTGAGCGCGCGGAATATCCGCCGGCAGTATCCTTCGATGGAGGCGCAGCGTGCGCAGATGCAGAAGCTTGCAGAGGAACTGGCGGATGTGATCGCCAGCCAGCAGAGCGGTTCCGCTTCACGGTCTGTTCAGATGGCAACGGATTACATCGCCGGACATTTTCATGAAAATATCACGCTTCAGTCCGTTGCGGAGGAAACCAGTATCAGCAAGAACTATCTGAGTAACCTGTTTAAAAAAGAGATGGGCACCACCTTTCTGCGTTATGTGACCAATCTGCGTTTAAATAGGGCGAAAGAATATCTGCTGGATACGGATATGAAGCTGAATGATATCGCAAAGGCAGTAGGGTTCCATGATTATGCCTATTTTTCCCAGATTTTCAAAAAAAATACCGGGATGACGCTGTCGGCCTATCGGAAAGGCGGCGGGCAGAAGGAGCCGGCAGACAGATAA
- the cls gene encoding cardiolipin synthase produces the protein MRTEQKTNVKNGIARLIFILAAITLQIYWLVGLVQRLNDRFSWISPVITAASVVVALYVFGRHTSSSIRIPWIILILVFPFVGVALYILIGIDKIAFGGKKRFSEIDRILFPMIQKDPQVLEEMGRHSRSAANISRYLQETCGFPVYRNTEVTYYGDTREALRAQKEAMGQAKRFIFLEYHAIQEAEAFGGILHILKQKAAEGVEVRIFYDDMGSISFISTDFIRRMAAYGIQVRVFNRLVPLLDVFMNNRDHRKITVIDGEIGFTGGYNLADEYFNIVHPYGQWKDSGIRLQGEAVRTLTMLFLEMWTSIHQGTFNQRVFEPYLADASLPAAGEYGFIQPYGDSPLSEEHVGENVCMHILNRAKDYVWFTTPYLMITDELARSMRLAARRGVDVRLILPGIPDKKAVYAMSRSYYSGLVHDGVRIFEYTPGFLHAKQCVSDDMVATVGTINLDFRSLFEHFENGCYMYGTHAVMDIRSDFRKLFAESREVTQEYRGHRSIVKRVIQCVLRLIAPQF, from the coding sequence ATGCGCACAGAACAGAAAACAAACGTAAAAAACGGCATCGCCCGTCTGATTTTTATTCTGGCGGCGATTACCCTGCAGATTTACTGGCTGGTGGGGCTGGTCCAGCGGCTGAATGACCGGTTTTCCTGGATCAGTCCGGTGATAACGGCGGCTTCTGTCGTAGTGGCGCTGTATGTGTTCGGACGGCATACCAGCAGCTCGATACGGATTCCGTGGATCATTCTGATTCTGGTATTTCCCTTTGTGGGCGTGGCCCTTTATATCCTGATCGGCATTGACAAGATCGCTTTCGGCGGAAAGAAACGTTTTTCAGAAATTGACAGGATTTTGTTCCCTATGATTCAGAAGGATCCGCAGGTGCTGGAAGAGATGGGACGGCACAGCCGTTCGGCGGCGAATATTTCCCGGTATCTGCAGGAGACCTGCGGCTTTCCGGTTTACAGAAATACGGAAGTGACCTATTATGGAGACACACGGGAAGCGCTGCGCGCGCAGAAGGAGGCCATGGGGCAGGCAAAGCGCTTTATTTTCCTGGAATATCACGCAATCCAGGAAGCGGAGGCCTTCGGCGGCATCCTGCATATCCTGAAACAGAAAGCGGCAGAAGGCGTGGAAGTCCGTATCTTTTATGACGATATGGGATCCATCAGTTTTATCAGCACGGATTTTATCCGCCGGATGGCTGCCTATGGCATCCAGGTGCGGGTATTCAACCGTCTGGTGCCTCTGCTGGACGTATTCATGAACAACAGAGACCACCGGAAAATCACAGTGATTGACGGGGAGATCGGCTTTACCGGTGGTTACAATCTGGCAGACGAATATTTTAACATCGTGCATCCCTACGGCCAGTGGAAAGACAGCGGAATTCGCCTGCAGGGAGAAGCGGTCCGGACGCTGACCATGCTGTTTCTTGAGATGTGGACGTCCATTCACCAGGGAACCTTCAACCAGCGGGTATTTGAACCGTATCTTGCTGACGCGTCCCTTCCGGCGGCCGGAGAATACGGCTTTATTCAGCCTTACGGCGATTCCCCTCTGTCTGAAGAGCATGTGGGTGAAAATGTCTGCATGCATATTCTGAACCGGGCCAAGGACTATGTATGGTTTACGACACCGTATCTGATGATTACGGATGAACTGGCACGGTCCATGAGACTGGCGGCACGCAGAGGAGTTGACGTGCGGCTGATACTTCCCGGGATTCCGGATAAAAAGGCCGTGTATGCCATGTCCCGTTCCTATTATTCCGGCCTGGTGCACGACGGTGTCAGGATTTTTGAGTATACACCCGGATTCCTGCATGCCAAGCAGTGTGTGTCGGATGATATGGTGGCCACCGTCGGAACCATCAACCTGGATTTCCGCAGTCTGTTTGAACATTTTGAAAACGGCTGCTACATGTACGGCACCCATGCGGTGATGGATATTCGGAGTGATTTCCGGAAACTGTTCGCGGAAAGCCGGGAAGTGACACAGGAATATCGAGGCCACCGCTCCATTGTAAAACGGGTCATTCAGTGTGTCCTGCGTCTGATCGCGCCGCAGTTTTAA
- the secA gene encoding preprotein translocase subunit SecA, producing MGMMEKIFGTHSQHELRRVTPIVKKIVALRPQFVELTDEQLKAKTPEFKNRLENGESLDDILPEAFATVREASRRVLGMEHFPVQLTGGIVLHQGRIAEMKTGEGKTLVSTAPAYLNALTGKGVHIVTVNDYLAKRDAEWMGKVHEFLGLSVGVILNDMDNDARREAYGCDITYVTNNELGFDYLRDNMVIYKEQLVQRDLAFAIIDEVDSVLIDEARTPLIISGQSGKSTKLYEACDILARQMERGEASQEFSKMDAIMGIEVEETGDYIVNEKDKVVNLTQDGVKKVENFFKIKNLADPENLEIQHNIILALRAHSLMHKDQDYVVKDDEILIVDEFTGRIMPGRRYSDGLHQAIEAKEHVKVKRESKTLATITFQNFFNKYEKKAGMTGTALTEEKEFRDIYGMDVIEIPTNKPIARIDHQDAVYKTKAEKFNAVVKEIVETHATGQPVLVGTINIDTSELLSRMLQKEGIKHNVLNAKFHELEAQIVSEAGVHGAVTIATNMAGRGTDIKLDEEARAAGGLKIIGTERHESRRIDNQLRGRSGRQGDPGESRFYISLEDDLMRLFGSEKLINMFNALGVPEGEQIEHKMLSKAIENAQKKIEGNNFGIRKNLLDYDQVMNDQREIIYSERRRVLDGESMRSAIYKMITDRVESTVDTVVPDEKTEEGWNLTELNELLLPVIPIAPITPADVDGISKNELKQQIKEKAVKLYEAKEAEFPEPEMIRELERVILLKVIDRKWMDHIDDMEILREGIGLQAYGQRDPLVEYKMAGFEMFDDMIRNINEETVRLLFHVHVEQKVEREEVAKVTGTNKDTETGTPAPKRRKEKKIYPNDPCPCGSGLKYKQCHGRKGA from the coding sequence ATGGGAATGATGGAAAAAATATTCGGCACCCACAGCCAGCATGAGCTGCGCCGCGTGACGCCGATTGTGAAAAAAATTGTGGCGCTGCGGCCGCAGTTTGTGGAACTGACGGATGAGCAGCTGAAGGCAAAGACACCGGAATTCAAAAACCGTCTGGAAAATGGAGAATCCCTGGATGATATTCTGCCGGAAGCATTTGCGACCGTAAGGGAAGCCTCCCGCCGGGTGCTTGGCATGGAGCATTTTCCGGTGCAGCTCACCGGCGGAATCGTTCTGCATCAGGGCCGTATCGCGGAGATGAAGACCGGTGAAGGAAAAACCCTGGTATCCACGGCGCCGGCTTATCTGAATGCCCTGACCGGAAAAGGCGTACATATCGTTACCGTCAATGACTACCTGGCGAAACGAGATGCGGAATGGATGGGCAAAGTACACGAATTTCTGGGACTGTCCGTTGGCGTGATCCTTAATGATATGGACAATGATGCCCGCCGGGAAGCCTATGGGTGTGACATTACCTACGTTACGAACAACGAACTGGGTTTTGATTACCTGCGGGACAATATGGTGATCTACAAAGAGCAGCTGGTACAGCGGGATTTGGCCTTTGCCATCATCGATGAGGTGGATTCGGTGCTGATCGATGAGGCGCGGACGCCGCTGATTATTTCCGGTCAGAGCGGCAAATCCACCAAACTTTACGAAGCCTGTGATATCCTTGCCCGTCAGATGGAGCGGGGCGAGGCCAGCCAGGAATTCTCCAAAATGGATGCCATTATGGGAATCGAGGTGGAGGAGACCGGTGATTACATCGTCAATGAGAAGGACAAGGTCGTGAACCTTACCCAGGACGGTGTGAAAAAAGTCGAGAACTTCTTTAAAATCAAAAACCTGGCAGACCCGGAAAACCTGGAAATCCAGCACAACATCATCCTTGCGCTGCGGGCCCACAGTCTGATGCACAAAGATCAGGACTATGTGGTAAAAGATGATGAAATCCTGATTGTGGATGAGTTCACCGGACGTATCATGCCGGGCCGGCGATACTCCGACGGCCTGCATCAGGCCATTGAAGCTAAAGAACATGTAAAAGTCAAACGGGAGAGCAAGACCCTTGCGACAATTACCTTCCAGAACTTCTTCAACAAATATGAGAAAAAAGCCGGAATGACCGGTACTGCGCTAACAGAGGAAAAAGAGTTCCGGGATATTTACGGCATGGATGTCATTGAGATCCCTACCAATAAGCCCATTGCCAGAATTGACCACCAGGACGCGGTCTATAAGACAAAAGCAGAGAAATTCAACGCGGTAGTGAAGGAAATCGTAGAGACTCATGCCACCGGCCAGCCGGTACTGGTAGGCACCATCAACATCGACACTTCCGAGCTGCTGAGCCGTATGCTGCAGAAAGAGGGAATCAAGCATAATGTCCTGAATGCCAAGTTCCACGAACTGGAGGCCCAGATCGTTTCCGAGGCCGGCGTGCATGGAGCGGTTACCATTGCCACCAACATGGCTGGACGAGGCACGGATATCAAGCTGGATGAGGAAGCCCGGGCAGCCGGGGGATTAAAGATCATCGGTACCGAGCGTCATGAGTCCAGACGTATCGACAATCAGCTGCGCGGACGTTCCGGCCGTCAGGGAGACCCGGGAGAATCCCGTTTTTACATTTCCCTGGAAGACGACCTGATGCGACTGTTCGGATCGGAAAAACTGATCAATATGTTCAATGCGCTGGGTGTGCCGGAAGGCGAGCAGATTGAACACAAGATGCTGTCAAAGGCCATCGAAAACGCACAGAAGAAGATCGAAGGCAACAACTTCGGTATCCGTAAGAATCTGCTGGATTACGATCAGGTCATGAACGATCAGCGAGAGATCATCTATTCCGAACGCCGGCGTGTACTGGACGGCGAGAGCATGCGGAGTGCCATCTACAAGATGATCACCGACCGCGTGGAAAGTACAGTGGATACGGTGGTTCCGGATGAAAAGACCGAAGAGGGCTGGAATCTTACCGAATTGAACGAACTGCTGCTTCCGGTGATTCCGATAGCGCCGATTACCCCGGCGGATGTGGACGGCATTTCCAAAAATGAATTAAAACAGCAGATTAAGGAAAAAGCCGTCAAATTATACGAAGCCAAAGAAGCGGAATTCCCGGAACCGGAGATGATCCGGGAACTGGAACGGGTGATTCTGCTTAAGGTCATCGACCGCAAGTGGATGGACCATATCGACGATATGGAGATTCTCCGGGAGGGAATCGGCCTCCAGGCTTACGGTCAGCGGGATCCGCTGGTAGAATACAAAATGGCCGGATTTGAGATGTTTGACGACATGATCCGCAATATTAATGAAGAAACCGTCCGTCTGCTGTTCCATGTCCATGTGGAGCAGAAAGTAGAACGGGAAGAAGTGGCCAAAGTGACCGGCACAAACAAAGATACGGAAACCGGCACACCGGCGCCGAAAAGAAGAAAAGAAAAGAAAATCTATCCGAATGATCCCTGCCCCTGCGGCAGCGGCCTGAAATACAAACAGTGCCACGGACGGAAGGGCGCGTAA